One part of the Dermacentor andersoni chromosome 2, qqDerAnde1_hic_scaffold, whole genome shotgun sequence genome encodes these proteins:
- the LOC126540404 gene encoding uncharacterized protein: MQVSQPYALFAKKSSNYFLMQLPSPHCCAAIAVECAHIIHALLILAGDVEINPGPNIPENLLTELRKLTAGQNQLITEIHGLKSQLTSTDKAITDLSKRMNDLESHYQTLLPIGNEVDAMRTTTEQAIFRISELESRIDDAENRSRRDNLIFYGIPDPSSSETTADSERLIVELCRDRLQLTIDPKEIERAHRIGRHSPNHSRPLIAKFTFHKTKVNILSSGRKLKGTDYSISEDFSRSVRNSRKHLLAFAKGKGVPFSLRFKTLFIGSRRYTFDAASSSVKELS, encoded by the coding sequence ATGCAGGTTAGTCAACCATACGCTCTCTTTGCTAAAAAATCTAGCAATTATTTCCTGATGCAGTTGCCGAGCCCGCACTGCTGTGCCGCCATTGCTGTTGAATGTGCTCATATTATTCATGCCTTGCTGATTTTGGCCGGTGATGTGGAAATAAACCCGGGTCCTAACATTCCTGAAAACCTACTAACCGAATTGCGAAAACTAACCGCCGGTCAGAACCAGCTGATCACTGAAATTCATGGTCTTAAGTCGCAACTTACTTCTACCGATAAAGCAATTACTGATCTAAGCAAACGAATGAATGATCTTGAGAGTCACTACCAGACGCTTTTGCCCATTGGAAACGAAGTGGATGCAATGCGCACCACGACTGAACAAGCTATTTTTCGCATTTCCGAGCTCGAATCACGTATCGACGATGCCGAAAATCGCTCACGGCGGGACAACCTAATTTTTTACGGCATTCCTGACCCTTCCAGCTCGGAAACCACTGCCGACTCCGAAAGATTGATTGTGGAACTTTGCCGCGATAGGTTGCAACTAACCATCGACCCTAAAGAAATAGAACGTGCACATCGCATCGGTCGTCATTCCCCCAATCACTCTCGCCCCCTCATAGCAAAGTTTACTTTCCATAAAACCAAAGTTAACATCCTTTCGAGTGGCCGAAAGCTTAAGGGCACTGACTACAGTATTAGCGAGGACTTTTCGCGATCAGTACGAAATTCCCGAAAACATCTCCTTGCTTTCGCAAAAGGTAAAGGCGTTCCGTTTTCACTCCGCTTTAAGACTTTGTTCATCGGTTCAAGAAGATACACCTTTGATGCCGCCTCGAGTAGTGTCAAAGAGTTGTCATAG